The segment CTCGAGTTTGATGCTGTGCTATTGTGCGCGCTGGATGAAGTGTTTACGGTAACTGAAATTGATGTGAAATTGCTGTACGTTGCCATGACGAGACCACTGCATCATTTGAGTTTTTATGGGAATGATGTGGGGGATTTCCTTCTGGGACATGTGGCAGGGGGTAAGTTTGTGCTAGAAGAGTAGTGATGAATGAAGAGCGACAGAGCCTTAAGTTAGAGGTTCTGTTGCTTTTTTGTTGTTGAAAACGATTTACACTTTCAATGGAACACGAAAAAGGAGTGACGTGGGAAATCCGGGTTTCATAGCCTCTCTATGAAGCCCGGATTTGAAGGAGCAATGGGAATCTGGGCCTCATAGCCTCCCTATGGAACCCGAGATAGGGGTAACATCATAAATCCGGTACTTATACCCACTACTTTCAAACGGATTTTCGCTGAATCATCCCACCCCAAACACCATTCTTACCTCCTAAGCCTTCCCTTCAACACCAACACGACAAACCCGAGCGCCACCAAAGCCAATATCACTTTCCCGGCCGTATTCCACTGCAGCACCTGATAAACCGAAAATGCCTCCAACAACAATGCGGGAACCTTTCCGACAGTACTTGCCACCGCAAATCCGACCAAGCTGATTTTGCTAGTTGCCCCTGCTAATGTCACAAGACCGGATGGTGCAAATGGGAACAGGCGTAAAGCCAATACCAACAAGAAGGCTTCCCGTCCGCCGGTTTCCTGCAACTTCACCAGCCATTTGTTTTTCATCAACGCGTCAGGGGCAAACCTCTTAATTCCTTTTCGATAGAGCCAAAAGCTTACAACAGCCCCAATAGACTCGCCCAAAAAGGAAACCAACGTGCCGAGCCAAAAACCGAAGAAAGCCAAATTGGCGGCGGTGAGAAATACACTTGGCATAAAAGCGAGTATGCTTATGAAGGTATTGATTAGAATACTAAGTACGATGGCAAACGGACCGACCGCAGTAAACCATTCCAATACTTGATCTCTCCACATGATCATTACCTCTTTTAAAGTTATTTTAATATTATAAATTCAAACCCTTTACATACCGTATAGGGGTATGTTACTCTAAAAGGGATAGGAGGTCAAGAACGATGGAAAACCTTCCAATAGAAACAATGAATACTGAAGATTGCTGCCATACGGATAGTGGTAAACGTAAAAGTCATCATTCCGAAGAGGATAAAAAGGCATTGATCTCCCGCTTGAACCGAATCGAGGGTCAGGTCCGAGGGGTAAAACGATTGATTGAAGAGGACACATATTGTGATGATGTGCTGACTCAGATCTCTGCTGTTCAGTCCGCTCTGAATGGCCTCGGCAAGTTGCTTTTAGAGGGACATATGAAATCCTGTATCGTGGAAAGAATTCAAGAGGGCGATACAGAAGTGATAGATGAGTTGTTAGTAACAGTGAAAAGACTAATGAAATAAGGGGAGATTGGGAATGGAACAAGTAACATTAAAAGTAAATGGAATGTCTTGTGGGCATTGTGTGAAAGCGGTAGAAGGAAGCGTTGGGGAATTGGATGGAGTGAACTCTGTCAAAGTAGACCTAGCATCTGGCACAGTAGCCGTAGAATTCAAAAGTGAACAAGTGACAGTGGAGAAAATCAAGGAAACAATCGACGAAGAAGGTTATGAAGTAGCGTGATTCAGTCCATTTGATGCGTGCTTTCTTACGGGAAAAGCACGTTTTATTCGCAAGGAAATATACCCCCTGTGGGTATAAAGGAGGTTGCAATCATGAGCGATCAGAAGAGAAAAGAAACGCAGTTGCAAATTACGGGGATGACGTGTGCTGCATGCTCTACAAGGGTGGAGAGGGGACTGAACAAGCTTGCCGGAGTGGAAACGGCCAATGTGAACCTTGCCCTTGAGAATGCATCCATCACCTATAATCCGGAACAGGTTTCCGAAAAAGACATAGAAGAGAAAATCCAGGATCTTGGCTATGATGTGGTCAAGGAAAAAGCGGAATTTCTCATCACAGGCATGACATGTGCCGCTTGCTCGAGCAGGATCGAGAAGGTACTGGGCAAAATGGAAGGTGTAAATTCAGCTAATGTGAACCTGGCATTGGAAAGTGGAACGGTGGAATATAATCCGTCCAAGTTGAAGCCATCAGACATCATAGCCCGCATTGAAAAAGCCGGCTATGGTGCAACGGAAAAGGTGGAAAAAAGCGAGAATGCCGAGAGCTTCCGCCAAAAGGAGCTAGAAAAACAACAAGGGAAGTTTGTTTTTTCCTTGATTTTAACCATTCCGCTGCTTTGGGCGATGGTGAGTCATTTTTCCTTTACTTCCTTCATTTATCTGCCTGATATGTTTATGAACCCTTGGGTCCAGCTCGCACTCGCGACACCTGTTCAATTTTTTATCGGTTGGCAGTTCTATACTGGTGCCTATAAAGCGTTGAAAAATAAGAGTGCCAATATGGATGTGTTGGTTGCACTCGGTACGACGGCTGCGTATGTGTACAGTCTTTACTTATCGATTGAATCCATCGGTTCGGGTGCCCATATGGTCGACCTTTATTTTGAAACGAGTGCCGTCATCATCACCCTCATTATTTTAGGAAAGCTTTTTGAGGTGAGGGCGAAGGGCCGTTCTTCAGAGGCAATCAAAAAGCTGATGGGCTTGCAGGCTAAGACAGCCCTCGTATTACGCGATGGCAAAGAGATGGAGGTCCCATTGGAAGAGGTTCTTGTGGGAGATATCGTTTCCGTCAAGCCCGGTGAAAAAGTGCCGGTAGATGGAGAAATTCTTGAAGGACAATCAGCGGTGGATGAGTCAATGCTGACAGGAGAAAGCATCCCTGTCGATAAAAAGATGGGCGACACTGTCTATGGTTCGACCATCAATAAAAATGGCTTTTTAAAAGTAAAAGCGACAAAGGTCGGGAAGGAGACCGCCCTTGCTCAAATCATCCGGATTGTGGAGCAGGCGCAAGGCTCCAAAGCACCGATACAGCGTCTAGCAGATAAAATTTCAGGCATTTTCGTTCCGATTGTGGTCGGGATTGCCATTCTTACTTTCTTGGTTTGGTATTTCTTCGTCGATCCAGGGAACTTTGCACAAGCATTGGTCAACCTGATTGCTGTCCTTGTCATCGCTTGTCCGTGTGCGCTTGGCCTTGCAACGCCGACGTCCATCATGGCGGGCTCAGGCCGGGCAGCCGAGCTTGGAATTCTATTTAAAGGCGGCGAGCATTTAGAACAGACCCACCGCATCACAACCGTTGTGCTGGACAAAACAGGGACGGTGACAAATGGGGAGCCGGTTCTGACAGATGTAAAGTTGGAGGAGGGTGAGGATGAAGCGACAATCCTAGCGATGGTTGGAGCTGCAGAGAAACAATCCGAACATCCATTGGCGCAAGCGATCGTGGATGGTATTCAAGAGAAAGGAATCGAGTTTGGTTCCGTCAATGCTTTTGAAGCAATACCTGGGTATGGTATCGAAGCGAGTGTTGGCGAAGACCGTGTAATCGTCGGAACACGCAAGCTCATGGTGAAGCATGGAGTAGCTGTTGAGCAGGCGGAAAATACGATTCGCACGCTCGAGACAGAAGGAAAAACCGCGATGCTAATTGCGGTAAACGAAGAATACAAAGGCATTATCGCGGTCGCAGATACAATCAAAGATACCTCCAAGCAAGCCGTTAAACGTTTGAAGGACATGGGACTGGAAGTTGTCATGATGACCGGGGACAACGAACGTACCGCTAAAGCGATTGCCGGACTTGCCGGCATCGATAACGTCATAGCTGAAGTACTTCCGGAGCAGAAAGCGGAAGAGGTTGCGAAATTGCAGAAGCAAGGCAAAAAAGTCGCGATGGTGGGTGATGGCATTAATGATGCACCAGCCTTGGTGACAGCGGATATTGGGATGGCCATTGGAACAGGAACGGATGTCGCGATGGAAGCGGCGGACATCACCTTGATGCGTGGGGATTTGAATAGCATTGTCGATGCGATTGTGATGAGTAAAAAAACAATCACAAACATTAAGCAGAACCTATTCTGGGCATTTGCCTACAACTCTATGGGTATACCAATTGCCGCTTTAGGCTTCTTGGCACCATGGGTAGCGGGAGCGGCGATGGCGTTCAGCTCCGTGTCGGTTGTCCTGAATGCACTGCGACTACAGAAAGTGAAACTTTAAGGCTCTTTTCTCAAAGATTGTTGATATAGACTAGTGAGAAGTAAGTAGACAATTGGACTTTTTATTGCTTACTTACTATTGATTGCACGTAGCATATTGAGTATTGCAGGGAAAAGAGCAAGCAGTAAAAGAAACAAAGTATACGAAAATAGCTTTAATAAGGTGGGGACAGAATGAAAAAGTGGATTGGATCCGCGTTGGTATATTTATTGGTGGTCATCGGGGGGTATGCGGCGTATTCGTTTTATGCAGGTGGGGATGAGGCTCATAATAGTGCAGACCACGGAGATCATGGCGACCATGAAGGAGCTACATCTAGTGAAGTGCAGGCAGATGTACAGCTAGAAGGAGAAGAGCTGACAATTACACTGACGGACCTTGAGGGCAACCCGATGGATGAGCTCGAAATCAGTCATGAGAAACTGATGCATTTAATTGTCATCAGCGAGGATCTGGATGTATTCCAGCATCTTCATCCGGAAAAGGTATCAGCAGGAGTTTTTAAGACTACCGCAGACTTGGAGGATGGGATGTACCAAGCATTTGTAGATATCAAGCCAAGTGAATTGCAATATGTAAATGAACCGCACCAAGTGATGGTAGGGGAACATGCTGGTCATGAAGATGCTCATGTTCATCTTGAACGGGAATCAGAGTGGACAAAGGAGCAGGATGGGTATTCCGTTACCCTTGAGGTGGATAATTTTTCGGTAAAAGAAAACGTGGTTCTCTCCTTTGAGATAGAAGGAGCTCAGCCTGAAAACTACCTGGGTGCTTTAGGGCATGTGGTCGTGGTGGATGAAGGGTTGGATGAGTTTATCCACGTGCATCCGCGTGAAGGAACAGAGCCAGTTTTTGAAGCCCATTTCAGTAAACCTGGCATGTATAAACTCTGGGCTGAATTCAAATTAAACGGCGAAGTATATGCCTTCCCGTATGTGTTGGAAATCACAGAGTAAAGGGGATATGGATATGGGGGAGAAATCGGTGAAACTAGCGGTCAATGGCGGGATAGACTTTGGCGCCAAGCTGAATGGCAAGCAGCTACTGATGCTTGCCCGCTATATGGGAGATGAGCAAGAACTCGAAGTCACGACCTTTCAGCAATTGTATGTGGATGTTCCAGAAGGACGATTGGAGGAAGCGAAGGCCGATTTTGCAAGTGTTGGTCTGCAGTGTTATCCAGTCGGCAATTTTGTCAAAAGCCTTCGCACCTGTAATTTTTGTAAGGGAGAGCTGGAGGAAGGTATGCCCGTTGCAAAAGAAATCAATCGCCGGATTGCCGGGAGGGAAGTACCTTTTACTTTGAAGCCGGCCTACACAGGCTGCCCGGTCGGGTGCGGCGAGCCGTTGGTCAATGATATCGGTGTAATCAAACAGCACGGAGATCGTTTTGATTTGTATGTCGGTGGCAAGGCAAAAGGACTAGACGCCAGGACTGGCGTGCTGTTTGCGGACGGTCTGGAGGAACAAGTGTTGTATTCCATGATTGATAGATTGATAGATACCTATGCCGCTGAAGGCAAGAAGCGCGAGCAGTTTGCCAAGTTTGTGGGACGTTACGGACTCGATGAGCTGAGGGAGAAGGTAATGGCATAGGGGTATAGTAAGGTGGCGCTCGGGGAGCCAACGGTCTAGAGGGATGGCTGGCTGGTTTCTCGGGTGCTTTTTTATGGGGGGATTTAAGGGAGAGGTGATGATTTGATGCTGCTTGAAGCCACATCTATGCCTGGTTTTCTCTCAAATGTCCGAAGATTTTGCATTCTTGTCCGAAGTTTCCCCGAACTTGTCCGAATATTTCTTGATATTGTCCGAACATCGGCTCGAAAAGTCCAAACCGCATTTTTGAATGTCCGAACACATTAAAATGTTGTCCGAAGCGAAACAATAAATGTCCGAACATCCCCCTTGTCACGGTAAAAGTGTCCGAACCCAAGAAAAAGTTGTCCGAACGGTTTTTCTACTCCGGAAAACAAGCTGTTTCAGGAGCAATTTTGCCTGATTACTACAAAATATCACCCTCAACTCCCCCAATTCAAAATCACTAGTCCTATCCTCCGAAACTATTCATCCCTCCCTTGTAACTTTTTGACAACCCCTTCGTCTAACCGTATAAAAGGGGGCAATTGTATGAAAAAAAGGGTGGTAATTTTTTCTTTCCTCGTAGTGGGGCTTGCAATAATATTTGCAGCTTTCTATCAAACAAAGGAACCATTTACCGTGAATGGCACGGGCAATCCGATTTTAGCAAAAGATACACAAACCGTACTTTCCAATAAAACATGGATGCTGACTTTTACCAAAGAATTCAAAAAGGAAAGCATCGATCAGGATGAATCCATCTATGTGACGGATAAAGATGGCAACAGAGTCGAATCAAGGCTTGAGATATCGGATGACCATGTAACGGTAATGCCTCCTGACGGTGGATATGATCCAAAGAAAGGACCATATGTGCTCCACATCAGCGGAGATATCGAATCGGTGGACGGAAAAAAGCTTGATGAGCAAAAAAATATTAAATTTACAGCAATAGCTGAACTGCCAACCGTGGCTTCCAAAAAGGAGCTTAACAAACTATTCACTGCTCAACTCGAGCAAATGGAAACAGCGCAGAGAAGCAGCAAATCGTTTTTCGAATTCAGTAAAGAAGAATCCACCTCAACCTCAGATGATAGCGCAAGTGGTTCAGATAATGCAGATATGGGAGCAAGCGAGGCAGAATCCGCTGGTGGTGGCCACTCCGATACAAACGTCCAGGTCCAAGGGGTCGACGAAGCAGATATCGTCAAGACCGATGGAGATTTCATCTATCAAGCGACAGACCAAAAGCTAAAGATTACAAAGGCTGCACCTGTAGAAAAAATGACGGTTGTGTCAGAGTTGAGGTATAAAGATTTCAGCCCGTACCAGTTGTTTTTAGACGGCAACCAGCTGGTGGTCATCGGAACCTTTTGGGATGAAAAGATGTATTCTAGCGACAGTTCCAAAGTTGCGGGGGAGATGATCATGCCGATGTACGATTCGACAAAGGCCATCATCTATGATATTTCCGACCGCTCCAATCCTGTCGTGC is part of the Sutcliffiella sp. FSL R7-0096 genome and harbors:
- a CDS encoding VTT domain-containing protein → MWRDQVLEWFTAVGPFAIVLSILINTFISILAFMPSVFLTAANLAFFGFWLGTLVSFLGESIGAVVSFWLYRKGIKRFAPDALMKNKWLVKLQETGGREAFLLVLALRLFPFAPSGLVTLAGATSKISLVGFAVASTVGKVPALLLEAFSVYQVLQWNTAGKVILALVALGFVVLVLKGRLRR
- a CDS encoding metal-sensitive transcriptional regulator; translated protein: MENLPIETMNTEDCCHTDSGKRKSHHSEEDKKALISRLNRIEGQVRGVKRLIEEDTYCDDVLTQISAVQSALNGLGKLLLEGHMKSCIVERIQEGDTEVIDELLVTVKRLMK
- the copZ gene encoding copper chaperone CopZ; translation: MEQVTLKVNGMSCGHCVKAVEGSVGELDGVNSVKVDLASGTVAVEFKSEQVTVEKIKETIDEEGYEVA
- a CDS encoding heavy metal translocating P-type ATPase, which codes for MSDQKRKETQLQITGMTCAACSTRVERGLNKLAGVETANVNLALENASITYNPEQVSEKDIEEKIQDLGYDVVKEKAEFLITGMTCAACSSRIEKVLGKMEGVNSANVNLALESGTVEYNPSKLKPSDIIARIEKAGYGATEKVEKSENAESFRQKELEKQQGKFVFSLILTIPLLWAMVSHFSFTSFIYLPDMFMNPWVQLALATPVQFFIGWQFYTGAYKALKNKSANMDVLVALGTTAAYVYSLYLSIESIGSGAHMVDLYFETSAVIITLIILGKLFEVRAKGRSSEAIKKLMGLQAKTALVLRDGKEMEVPLEEVLVGDIVSVKPGEKVPVDGEILEGQSAVDESMLTGESIPVDKKMGDTVYGSTINKNGFLKVKATKVGKETALAQIIRIVEQAQGSKAPIQRLADKISGIFVPIVVGIAILTFLVWYFFVDPGNFAQALVNLIAVLVIACPCALGLATPTSIMAGSGRAAELGILFKGGEHLEQTHRITTVVLDKTGTVTNGEPVLTDVKLEEGEDEATILAMVGAAEKQSEHPLAQAIVDGIQEKGIEFGSVNAFEAIPGYGIEASVGEDRVIVGTRKLMVKHGVAVEQAENTIRTLETEGKTAMLIAVNEEYKGIIAVADTIKDTSKQAVKRLKDMGLEVVMMTGDNERTAKAIAGLAGIDNVIAEVLPEQKAEEVAKLQKQGKKVAMVGDGINDAPALVTADIGMAIGTGTDVAMEAADITLMRGDLNSIVDAIVMSKKTITNIKQNLFWAFAYNSMGIPIAALGFLAPWVAGAAMAFSSVSVVLNALRLQKVKL
- a CDS encoding nitrite reductase is translated as MDMGEKSVKLAVNGGIDFGAKLNGKQLLMLARYMGDEQELEVTTFQQLYVDVPEGRLEEAKADFASVGLQCYPVGNFVKSLRTCNFCKGELEEGMPVAKEINRRIAGREVPFTLKPAYTGCPVGCGEPLVNDIGVIKQHGDRFDLYVGGKAKGLDARTGVLFADGLEEQVLYSMIDRLIDTYAAEGKKREQFAKFVGRYGLDELREKVMA